A part of Flavobacteriaceae bacterium GSB9 genomic DNA contains:
- the atpD gene encoding F0F1 ATP synthase subunit beta, with the protein MSKVTGKVAQIVGPVIDVEFGAGSELPKIYDSLEIKRPDGSILVLEVQSHIGEDTVRTIAMDSSDGLSRGTEVIATGAPIQMPIGDDVYGRLFNVIGDAIDGLGDLPKAGEAGLPIHRQAPAFDELSTSTEVLFTGIKVIDLIEPYAKGGKIGLFGGAGVGKTVLIQELINNIAKGHGGLSVFAGVGERTREGNDLLREMLESGIIRYGDDFMHSMEEGGWDLSKVDKSKMKESKATFVFGQMNEPPGARARVALSGLTIAEYFRDGAGDGQGKDVLFFVDNIFRFTQAGSEVSALLGRMPSAVGYQPTLATEMGAMQERITSTKKGSITSVQAVYVPADDLTDPAPATTFAHLDATTVLSRKIAELGIYPAVDPLDSTSRILTKEILGKEHYDCAQRVKELLQRYKELQDIIAILGMEELSEEDKLAVGRARRVQRFLSQPFHVAEQFTGIPGVLVDIKETIKGFNMIMDGELDHLPEAAFNLKGTIEEAIEAGEKMLAEA; encoded by the coding sequence ATGTCTAAAGTTACAGGTAAAGTTGCACAAATAGTTGGTCCGGTTATCGATGTTGAATTCGGTGCGGGTTCTGAACTTCCAAAAATTTACGATTCATTAGAAATTAAAAGACCTGATGGCTCTATTTTAGTATTAGAAGTACAATCCCATATCGGAGAAGATACCGTACGTACTATCGCAATGGATTCGTCTGATGGTCTAAGCAGAGGCACAGAAGTTATCGCTACTGGTGCTCCCATTCAAATGCCTATAGGCGATGATGTTTACGGACGTTTGTTTAATGTTATTGGTGATGCTATTGACGGATTAGGTGATTTACCAAAAGCTGGCGAGGCTGGTTTGCCTATCCACCGTCAAGCACCTGCGTTTGATGAATTATCAACTTCTACTGAAGTTTTATTTACAGGTATTAAAGTCATCGATTTGATTGAGCCTTACGCAAAAGGTGGTAAAATTGGATTGTTTGGTGGTGCCGGTGTAGGTAAAACGGTATTGATCCAAGAGTTGATTAACAATATTGCAAAAGGTCACGGTGGTTTGTCAGTGTTTGCTGGTGTAGGCGAAAGAACTCGTGAAGGAAATGACCTTTTAAGAGAGATGTTAGAATCTGGAATTATCCGTTACGGTGATGACTTTATGCACTCTATGGAAGAAGGTGGATGGGATTTATCAAAAGTTGACAAATCTAAAATGAAAGAATCTAAAGCAACATTCGTATTCGGACAAATGAACGAACCTCCTGGAGCACGTGCTCGTGTGGCCCTTTCTGGATTGACTATTGCTGAGTATTTCCGTGATGGTGCTGGCGACGGACAAGGAAAAGACGTACTTTTCTTCGTAGATAACATCTTCCGTTTTACACAAGCAGGTTCTGAGGTATCTGCACTTTTAGGTCGTATGCCTTCTGCGGTAGGTTACCAACCAACATTAGCAACCGAGATGGGCGCGATGCAAGAGCGTATTACGTCAACTAAAAAAGGTTCGATTACATCAGTACAAGCGGTTTACGTACCTGCGGATGACTTGACTGATCCGGCTCCTGCAACAACGTTTGCCCACTTAGATGCAACAACTGTATTATCTCGTAAAATTGCCGAGCTTGGGATTTATCCAGCTGTAGACCCATTAGATTCTACCTCTCGTATCTTAACTAAAGAAATTTTAGGAAAAGAACACTACGACTGTGCACAACGTGTAAAAGAGTTGTTACAACGTTATAAGGAATTACAAGATATTATTGCCATCCTTGGTATGGAAGAACTATCTGAAGAAGATAAATTGGCCGTAGGTCGTGCAAGACGTGTACAACGTTTCTTGTCACAACCATTCCACGTAGCTGAGCAATTTACAGGTATTCCAGGAGTATTGGTTGATATTAAAGAAACCATAAAAGGCTTTAACATGATTATGGATGGTGAATTAGACCATCTACCAGAAGCAGCTTTCAACCTTAAAGGTACTATTGAAGAAGCTATTGAAGCTGGTGAAAAAATGTTAGCTGAAGCATAA
- a CDS encoding F0F1 ATP synthase subunit epsilon encodes MYLEIVSPEATLFSGEVESVAVPGVNGEFQMLNNHAPIVSTLKEGVVKISGDITIDKEVEENFSKGDNNTTLLKINSGTIEMKDNKVIVLAD; translated from the coding sequence ATGTATTTAGAAATTGTATCTCCAGAAGCAACCTTATTTAGCGGCGAAGTGGAGTCCGTTGCCGTACCAGGTGTAAATGGTGAGTTTCAAATGTTGAACAATCACGCCCCTATAGTTTCTACTTTAAAAGAAGGCGTTGTTAAAATTTCAGGCGACATTACTATAGATAAAGAAGTTGAAGAAAATTTTTCAAAAGGAGACAACAATACCACGCTTTTGAAAATAAACTCTGGAACGATTGAAATGAAAGATAACAAAGTAATTGTTTTAGCTGATTAA
- the umuD gene encoding translesion error-prone DNA polymerase V autoproteolytic subunit — protein MIAHKSGSLTFFTPQTIDGAAAHFFDTGISAGFPSPAEDFKEQRLSLDDELVKNKEATFYARVSGQSMIGAGLEDNDLLVIDRSLEPANNKIAVCFLDGEFTVKRLRVSNGEVWLQPENPDYPIIKITEDNNFLIWGIVTNVIKKV, from the coding sequence ATGATAGCACACAAATCAGGAAGTTTAACATTTTTTACACCGCAAACTATAGATGGTGCTGCGGCACATTTTTTTGACACCGGTATTTCGGCAGGTTTTCCTTCTCCAGCAGAAGATTTTAAAGAACAGCGATTGTCTTTAGATGATGAGCTGGTTAAGAACAAAGAGGCTACCTTTTATGCTCGCGTAAGTGGTCAATCGATGATTGGAGCCGGTTTAGAAGATAATGATTTGTTGGTTATCGATAGAAGCTTAGAGCCTGCAAATAATAAAATAGCAGTTTGCTTTTTGGATGGGGAATTTACGGTAAAGCGCTTACGGGTCTCAAATGGTGAAGTGTGGTTACAACCCGAAAACCCAGATTACCCTATTATAAAAATAACGGAAGATAATAATTTTTTAATTTGGGGTATTGTTACTAATGTTATTAAGAAGGTTTAA
- a CDS encoding Y-family DNA polymerase: MFALVDCNNFYASCERVFNPNLQGKPIAILSNNDGCVISRSDEAKAIGLPMGAPIFKWDGFCKANHIQVFSSNYPLYGDMSSRVMKILEQFTPDVEVYSIDEAFLLFKGFENYNFNDYASQIRQRILRWTGIPTCVGIAPTKALSKVANKIARKFPEQTKGVYVIQSEESRVKALKWIKIEDVWGIGRRLSKRLQAKGCKTAYDFTQLPDEWVRKTFSITEWKLKKDLEGNSKILLDEPQNKRAIATTRSFEYTYSDIDNIKERISTFATACAEKLRKQGSSCHMIVVMLSSDRHKKELPQHRASKSISLSYPTNSTLIISRCAVQAVTSIFKEGIKYKRAGVIVTGLVPTNNHQLQLFDKENPKHQPLMQSIDRLNAKYKSHKIKLGNQDLKRTWKMRQERLSPRYTTNINDIIVVR; this comes from the coding sequence ATGTTTGCTTTAGTTGATTGTAATAATTTTTATGCTTCATGCGAGCGGGTTTTTAATCCGAATTTGCAAGGTAAACCTATTGCTATTTTGAGTAATAACGATGGATGTGTTATTTCCAGAAGCGATGAAGCTAAAGCTATTGGACTTCCCATGGGTGCCCCTATTTTTAAGTGGGATGGTTTTTGTAAGGCTAACCATATACAAGTATTTTCCTCTAATTATCCGCTGTATGGTGATATGAGCAGCCGGGTAATGAAAATTTTAGAGCAATTTACACCCGATGTTGAGGTGTATAGTATCGACGAAGCTTTTCTTCTGTTTAAAGGTTTTGAAAATTATAATTTTAACGATTATGCGAGTCAGATAAGACAACGTATCTTGAGATGGACGGGTATTCCAACCTGTGTGGGCATAGCGCCTACAAAAGCCTTAAGTAAAGTGGCTAATAAAATTGCACGTAAATTTCCAGAGCAAACTAAAGGTGTCTATGTTATACAATCTGAAGAAAGTAGAGTTAAAGCTTTAAAATGGATTAAAATTGAGGATGTTTGGGGTATTGGGCGCAGGTTAAGCAAAAGGCTTCAGGCCAAAGGTTGTAAAACGGCGTACGATTTTACACAACTGCCAGATGAGTGGGTGCGTAAAACATTTTCAATTACCGAGTGGAAGCTTAAAAAAGACTTAGAAGGGAACTCAAAAATATTACTCGATGAGCCACAAAACAAACGGGCCATTGCGACTACGCGCAGTTTTGAGTACACGTATTCAGACATTGACAACATAAAAGAGCGTATTTCGACCTTTGCCACGGCTTGTGCCGAAAAGTTACGGAAACAAGGTTCTAGTTGCCACATGATTGTTGTAATGTTGAGTAGCGATAGGCATAAAAAAGAGTTACCACAACATCGAGCAAGTAAAAGTATTAGCTTATCTTATCCAACAAATTCCACTTTGATTATAAGTCGGTGTGCTGTACAAGCAGTAACTTCTATTTTTAAGGAAGGCATAAAGTATAAACGGGCGGGTGTTATCGTTACGGGTTTGGTGCCAACAAACAACCACCAGTTACAACTGTTCGATAAAGAAAACCCCAAGCATCAACCTTTAATGCAGTCTATAGACCGCTTAAACGCAAAGTATAAAAGCCATAAAATTAAATTGGGTAACCAAGATTTAAAACGTACTTGGAAAATGCGACAAGAACGATTGTCTCCAAGATATACCACAAACATTAACGATATTATTGTAGTAAGATGA
- a CDS encoding Na+:solute symporter encodes MVQLHTIDYVLIALFFSITLFIGFWVSKKSGESSSEYFLSGRSMPWWLLGLSMVATTFSTDTPNLVTDIVRTNGVSGNWVWWAFLITGLLTVFVYAKLWRKSEVNTDIEFYELRYSGKPARFLRGFRAVYLGVVFNILAMAAVTLAAIKIGGIMLGLEPWQTVIIAGLVTVVFSAIGGFKGVVYTDFLLFFVAMVGSIGAAYYLVNLPEVGGITALIENPKVITKLSLLPDFNDTESLIVLLIIPLAVQWWSAWYPGAEPGGGGYIAQRMLAAKDENHAIGATFFFNIMHYALRPWPWIIVALASLVIYPDVASIHQAFPNVAESKLGHDLAYSAMLTKLPAGLLGLVLASLSAAYMSTISTHLNWGSSYIVNDFYIQQINKNASEKQKVTVGKLSTVILMVCSALLALVLQNALQLFDIILMFGAGTGLIFILRWFWWRINAWSEIAAMFSSGVISIVLNFTALGAYFFGEADGIFSSWAKFPVIVLVTTVIWLVVTFATQAESKDILRSFYKKIQPGGPGWKKVVEEAKAENITITTSNEGWSVPSGIVAMLLGCVLIYSCLFATGYWVYGVYSYAILLTIIAGVSGFMLLKVWKKVKTNIL; translated from the coding sequence ATGGTACAACTGCATACAATTGATTATGTTTTAATCGCATTATTTTTTTCAATAACATTATTTATCGGGTTTTGGGTATCTAAAAAATCGGGCGAAAGTTCCTCAGAATATTTTCTTTCCGGCCGTTCTATGCCTTGGTGGCTTTTAGGACTTTCTATGGTGGCTACAACATTTTCAACCGATACGCCAAATTTGGTTACCGATATTGTAAGAACCAACGGTGTTTCTGGAAACTGGGTATGGTGGGCCTTTTTAATCACAGGGCTATTAACCGTTTTTGTTTACGCTAAACTATGGCGTAAATCTGAGGTTAATACCGATATTGAATTTTATGAATTACGCTATAGCGGAAAACCAGCCCGGTTTTTACGTGGTTTTAGAGCGGTGTACTTGGGTGTTGTCTTTAACATTTTAGCTATGGCGGCCGTAACTTTGGCGGCTATTAAAATAGGTGGTATTATGTTAGGTTTAGAACCTTGGCAAACGGTTATTATTGCAGGGTTGGTTACTGTAGTATTTAGTGCTATTGGTGGCTTTAAAGGTGTCGTTTACACCGATTTTTTATTGTTTTTTGTAGCCATGGTAGGGTCTATTGGAGCTGCGTATTATTTGGTAAACCTTCCAGAAGTTGGGGGAATTACCGCTTTAATTGAAAATCCGAAGGTGATAACTAAATTGTCGTTGCTGCCCGATTTTAATGATACAGAATCCTTGATTGTTTTATTGATTATCCCGTTGGCAGTGCAGTGGTGGAGCGCCTGGTACCCTGGTGCCGAACCTGGTGGCGGTGGATATATTGCCCAGCGGATGCTCGCTGCAAAAGACGAAAACCATGCCATTGGTGCCACATTCTTTTTTAATATTATGCACTATGCGTTACGCCCTTGGCCATGGATTATCGTTGCTTTGGCTTCATTGGTAATTTATCCCGATGTGGCCAGTATCCATCAAGCATTTCCCAATGTGGCCGAAAGCAAATTAGGTCATGATTTAGCATATTCAGCCATGTTAACCAAATTGCCCGCAGGCTTGTTAGGTTTAGTTTTGGCTTCTTTGTCGGCAGCCTACATGTCAACTATCTCAACACATTTAAACTGGGGCTCGTCTTATATTGTTAACGATTTTTATATTCAACAAATCAATAAAAATGCCTCCGAAAAACAAAAGGTTACTGTAGGTAAACTATCCACTGTGATTTTAATGGTTTGTAGTGCGCTATTGGCTTTGGTATTACAAAATGCCTTGCAATTGTTCGATATTATTTTAATGTTTGGAGCGGGAACAGGGCTTATTTTTATATTGCGTTGGTTTTGGTGGCGTATTAATGCTTGGAGTGAGATTGCAGCCATGTTCTCGTCGGGTGTCATTTCCATTGTATTAAACTTTACAGCTTTAGGTGCTTATTTTTTCGGTGAAGCAGACGGTATTTTTTCTAGTTGGGCTAAATTTCCTGTAATCGTTTTGGTAACAACTGTAATTTGGCTGGTGGTAACTTTTGCAACACAAGCCGAAAGTAAAGACATACTGCGGTCTTTTTACAAAAAAATACAACCTGGCGGTCCTGGATGGAAAAAAGTTGTTGAGGAGGCTAAAGCCGAAAATATTACTATCACAACCTCTAATGAAGGTTGGAGCGTACCCTCTGGAATTGTCGCTATGCTATTAGGTTGTGTGCTTATTTATAGTTGTCTGTTTGCAACAGGATATTGGGTTTATGGCGTTTATAGCTATGCTATATTATTAACTATTATTGCTGGAGTTTCAGGTTTTATGTTACTTAAAGTTTGGAAAAAAGTAAAGACCAACATTCTCTAA
- a CDS encoding DUF3157 family protein, with protein MKLYVLFLLLVMSFIGFSQNNYIVKTEDGRRVLLKADYTWEYIDAEPQKVSGKNVAKVKKEEDACHVEEGFTEPKLNSKIQNQLKRGRATIDDIKEKVAKDYDCTVDDVVLLWASERKTTGRYTFCANGKKVMYKRTGHAIMEKGKLF; from the coding sequence ATGAAACTATATGTCCTGTTCTTATTATTAGTCATGTCGTTTATTGGGTTTTCCCAAAATAATTATATCGTAAAAACCGAAGATGGCCGCCGTGTTTTACTAAAGGCCGATTATACTTGGGAGTATATTGATGCCGAACCACAGAAAGTCTCAGGTAAAAATGTAGCTAAGGTTAAAAAGGAAGAAGATGCGTGTCATGTAGAAGAAGGATTTACAGAGCCCAAGCTAAATAGTAAAATTCAAAATCAATTAAAAAGAGGGCGTGCTACTATAGATGATATTAAGGAGAAAGTAGCGAAAGATTACGATTGTACGGTCGACGATGTGGTGTTACTATGGGCTTCCGAAAGAAAAACCACAGGCCGCTACACGTTTTGTGCCAACGGAAAGAAAGTAATGTACAAGCGTACGGGGCACGCTATAATGGAAAAAGGAAAATTATTTTAA
- a CDS encoding helix-turn-helix transcriptional regulator gives MAIIVTLDIMLAKSNMKSKELAEIIGITEANLSILKSGKAKAVRFSTLEAICKALDCQPADILEYVED, from the coding sequence ATGGCCATTATCGTAACCTTAGATATAATGCTTGCCAAAAGTAATATGAAAAGCAAAGAATTGGCGGAAATAATCGGTATAACCGAAGCCAATTTGTCTATTTTAAAATCGGGAAAGGCCAAGGCGGTAAGGTTTTCAACGCTTGAAGCTATTTGCAAGGCCTTAGATTGCCAGCCCGCCGATATTTTAGAATATGTTGAAGATTAA
- a CDS encoding DUF2975 domain-containing protein, whose product MKKNTLLKIAILLCKISKVFFILLFIGLTTVFIHLQLDRSFCSSKELDFRTKTGDYNYMYKWKVDTDEDFDNIFKFDEIKTSSLYMGYFQLSVILLVLFLSTREFQKVITSVKKFKTFGVTNVASFRRIGKYILIYAILTSYTSVSFQHGGFKGVSISFTTLFLALVAFIMAEIFKEGMLLKEENDLTI is encoded by the coding sequence ATGAAGAAGAATACACTTTTAAAAATTGCCATTTTACTATGTAAGATTTCAAAGGTCTTTTTTATACTTCTGTTTATTGGATTAACTACAGTATTCATCCATTTGCAACTTGATAGGAGTTTTTGTAGCTCTAAAGAATTGGATTTTCGAACGAAAACAGGCGATTACAACTACATGTACAAGTGGAAAGTAGATACTGATGAAGATTTTGACAACATCTTTAAGTTTGATGAAATAAAAACGAGTTCGTTATATATGGGGTATTTTCAGTTAAGCGTTATTTTGCTTGTTTTGTTCCTGTCAACACGAGAGTTTCAAAAGGTTATAACTTCCGTGAAGAAGTTCAAAACATTTGGTGTCACCAATGTAGCGTCTTTTAGACGCATAGGTAAGTATATTTTAATTTATGCTATTTTAACAAGTTATACATCCGTTAGTTTTCAGCATGGAGGTTTCAAAGGTGTTTCTATCTCTTTTACTACGCTGTTTTTAGCATTGGTTGCATTTATAATGGCCGAAATTTTTAAAGAGGGTATGTTGTTGAAGGAGGAAAACGACTTAACCATATAG
- a CDS encoding DUF2007 domain-containing protein — translation MAPTFKTIAKFQYSSEAQIIKGRLESEGIDVFLSDNFTIDTDPLVSNAIGGVKLKVLSKDALKAQHILDGIAKYSLDKDGIPIHCPNCNSTQVQLYSTIKDFKSFFSFIIGFLSGTLPFYAKDKYRCESCHHEFDTTS, via the coding sequence ATGGCACCAACTTTTAAAACCATAGCGAAGTTTCAGTATTCCAGTGAAGCCCAAATTATAAAAGGCCGATTGGAATCTGAAGGCATAGATGTTTTTTTAAGCGACAACTTCACCATTGATACCGACCCCTTGGTAAGCAACGCCATTGGCGGCGTAAAGCTTAAGGTATTATCTAAAGATGCCTTAAAAGCCCAGCACATTTTAGATGGTATTGCCAAATATTCTTTGGACAAGGACGGCATTCCCATTCACTGCCCCAATTGCAACAGTACGCAGGTTCAATTATATTCTACCATAAAAGATTTTAAATCCTTCTTTTCGTTTATTATTGGCTTTTTATCGGGAACCTTACCTTTTTATGCCAAGGATAAATATAGGTGTGAAAGTTGCCATCATGAATTCGACACCACATCATAA
- a CDS encoding PLP-dependent aminotransferase family protein encodes MNSPVLHLFKKFIDFDKSNTKPVYLQVSEQIINLIQRGYLLKGMVLPGTRVLSQILKIHRNTAVAIYDELAAQGWVEILANRGTFVLVPEQHTAKITAPSQHIAQAYSYSKTTGFPFQKSFHLASTFELTKAAYIITDGKPDLRLHPTHQFSRWYSAAMKRKTLISKWNKTSNTAHSVFDNQLCNYLNATRGFRIKPDNLINTRSTEMSLYIVSQLLIKQNDVVLVGGLSNYESNMIFQQAGASIKTIPVDENGLDVTFIKKHFVKGSIRCVYVCAHRDYPTTRTLSAERRLQLLQLAKAYGFAIVEDDYDYDFQYDGSAMLPMATADANGMVIYLGKLGQSLFPSFQTGFVVAPENLISEAKNYLQLLDKQGDLIQEQMLSELISEGEVYRLIKKNIIVYKQRRDCLCEHLKTYFGKAITWVVPSGGLALWIEFQPKTPLVKLAEEAEKNDLFLPKTILYQSKTTCAMRFGFGHLNNDEIHIVVKKLKRAYDVVSNS; translated from the coding sequence ATGAATAGTCCGGTTTTACATCTTTTTAAAAAGTTTATCGATTTTGATAAATCGAATACCAAACCGGTTTACTTACAGGTTTCGGAGCAAATAATAAATTTGATACAGCGCGGCTACTTGTTAAAAGGTATGGTGTTGCCTGGAACACGTGTATTAAGTCAGATATTAAAAATACATAGAAATACGGCCGTTGCAATTTATGATGAATTAGCAGCTCAGGGCTGGGTTGAGATTTTAGCAAACAGGGGAACCTTTGTTTTGGTACCAGAGCAACACACTGCTAAAATAACGGCACCATCGCAACATATTGCCCAAGCTTATTCTTATTCTAAAACAACAGGTTTTCCTTTCCAAAAGTCATTTCATCTCGCATCCACATTTGAGTTAACAAAGGCGGCTTACATCATTACCGATGGAAAGCCCGATTTACGATTACATCCAACACATCAATTTTCTAGATGGTACAGTGCTGCGATGAAGCGGAAAACCTTAATTTCTAAATGGAATAAAACCAGTAATACGGCGCATTCTGTTTTTGATAATCAACTTTGTAATTACTTAAATGCTACTCGAGGGTTTCGTATAAAACCAGATAACCTCATTAACACGCGTAGTACTGAAATGAGCCTCTACATTGTGTCGCAATTACTTATTAAGCAAAACGATGTGGTTCTGGTGGGCGGGTTGAGCAATTACGAATCGAATATGATTTTTCAGCAAGCTGGCGCTTCCATTAAAACCATTCCTGTTGATGAAAATGGATTGGATGTCACTTTTATAAAAAAACATTTTGTAAAAGGAAGTATTAGATGTGTTTATGTATGTGCTCACAGAGATTACCCAACAACTCGAACTTTAAGTGCAGAGCGGCGTTTGCAATTGTTGCAATTGGCCAAAGCATACGGTTTTGCTATTGTTGAAGATGATTACGATTACGATTTTCAGTACGATGGTTCTGCGATGTTGCCAATGGCGACTGCCGATGCCAATGGTATGGTTATTTATCTAGGGAAATTGGGGCAATCCTTGTTTCCTAGTTTTCAAACGGGGTTTGTAGTAGCGCCCGAAAATTTAATCTCAGAAGCAAAGAATTATTTGCAGCTATTGGATAAGCAAGGCGACCTGATTCAAGAACAAATGCTTTCCGAACTTATTTCGGAAGGTGAGGTATACCGCCTCATAAAAAAGAATATTATTGTTTATAAACAACGACGCGATTGCTTATGTGAACACCTTAAGACTTATTTTGGTAAAGCCATAACTTGGGTTGTGCCTTCTGGTGGTTTGGCCTTGTGGATAGAATTTCAGCCTAAAACACCTTTGGTGAAGCTTGCCGAAGAAGCTGAAAAGAACGATTTATTTTTACCAAAAACTATTTTGTACCAAAGTAAAACAACCTGTGCTATGCGGTTTGGTTTTGGCCATTTAAACAACGATGAAATACACATCGTGGTTAAAAAGTTAAAGCGGGCTTATGATGTGGTGTCGAATTCATGA
- a CDS encoding TonB-dependent receptor, whose amino-acid sequence MKKYLILFLLIGLSVLKTKAQTETVKTDSLQEVVITSTRIDLPFKENSRTINIITSEAIKKSAANNLADLLQQVAGVDIRRRGTAGSQADLYIRGGSFDQTLLLIDGIKMDDAQTGHHTMNAALPLEVIERIEIIKGPAARVFGQNAFTGAINIVTKSQLKNTVSAKLETGSFGQLNGGVTVGSDLENSSHILHIDKMSSEGYRYNSDYDNSNYFLKSVFNKNGRAVEMISTFQERKFGANGFYARASATDQYEETQNSLLAFSTHFNSEKLKVKPRIYWKRNQDEYVYLRKDPTVYRNLHITDKIGAEVNASFTSNLGVTGFGVDLSKVYIRSNNLGNRQRFMTNLFLEHRFKLFNETLDITPGAAVTYFSDFKFYAFPGLDVGLKITDKLKAYGNIGYTYRIPTYTDLYYNDPSTSGNPNLEVEEAFAQEIGLKYFTPRFSGSLAVFNRDAQNLIDFVRLNTSETIFTATNITEVNTKGLEVDAAYHFKLVNYKQTLALGYNFMEDDILNQNKDLSRYSLNTLKHHFTTRLSTQWFKNVSQNIVYKHAERTTGDSYNVWDASLAVNLNQLEFTLTASNIFNTEYIEAGFVPMPPSNVLFGLRYNFK is encoded by the coding sequence ATGAAAAAATACCTTATTCTATTCCTATTAATAGGACTTTCTGTTTTAAAAACAAAAGCACAAACAGAAACCGTAAAAACGGACTCACTGCAAGAGGTTGTTATTACCTCAACCAGGATTGACCTTCCTTTTAAGGAAAACTCAAGAACCATTAACATTATAACGTCTGAAGCTATTAAAAAAAGCGCCGCCAACAATTTAGCTGACCTACTTCAGCAAGTTGCGGGTGTAGATATTAGAAGACGTGGAACAGCTGGAAGTCAAGCCGATTTATATATTCGTGGCGGTAGTTTCGACCAAACCTTATTACTAATTGATGGCATAAAAATGGACGATGCGCAAACGGGGCATCATACCATGAATGCTGCATTACCGCTTGAAGTTATTGAGCGCATTGAAATTATAAAAGGACCGGCGGCTAGAGTTTTTGGACAAAATGCTTTTACCGGTGCCATAAATATTGTCACTAAAAGCCAACTAAAAAATACGGTTTCTGCAAAATTGGAAACAGGGTCTTTTGGACAATTAAATGGAGGCGTTACGGTTGGTTCCGATTTAGAAAACTCATCGCATATCCTTCACATTGATAAAATGAGCTCAGAAGGTTATCGATACAACTCAGATTACGACAACAGCAATTACTTTTTAAAAAGTGTTTTTAATAAAAACGGAAGAGCTGTAGAAATGATATCAACATTTCAAGAACGTAAATTTGGTGCTAACGGATTTTATGCCAGAGCAAGCGCTACCGATCAATATGAGGAAACCCAAAATAGCCTTTTAGCCTTTTCAACCCATTTTAATTCTGAAAAATTAAAAGTCAAACCACGTATTTATTGGAAACGAAATCAAGATGAATACGTGTATTTAAGAAAAGACCCAACCGTTTACAGAAACCTTCATATTACAGACAAAATTGGAGCCGAGGTCAATGCATCGTTCACTTCAAATCTGGGTGTTACAGGCTTTGGTGTTGATTTATCTAAAGTTTACATTAGAAGTAACAACTTAGGCAATAGGCAGCGTTTTATGACCAATCTGTTTTTAGAACACCGCTTTAAACTATTTAATGAAACCTTAGATATTACTCCGGGGGCTGCGGTCACATATTTTTCAGATTTTAAATTTTATGCCTTCCCTGGGCTAGATGTTGGATTGAAAATTACCGACAAACTTAAAGCCTACGGAAACATAGGCTACACCTACCGCATACCAACATATACCGATTTATATTATAACGACCCAAGTACTTCCGGAAATCCCAACCTAGAGGTAGAAGAAGCTTTTGCCCAAGAAATTGGTTTAAAATATTTTACTCCTAGGTTTTCAGGTTCTTTAGCCGTTTTCAATCGCGATGCGCAAAACTTAATTGATTTTGTTCGTTTAAACACTTCAGAAACAATATTTACGGCAACAAATATTACAGAAGTAAACACTAAAGGCCTTGAGGTTGATGCGGCTTACCATTTTAAATTGGTCAATTACAAGCAAACCTTAGCCTTAGGTTACAATTTTATGGAAGACGATATTTTAAACCAAAATAAAGATTTGTCCCGTTATTCCCTAAACACACTTAAGCATCATTTCACAACTCGCCTAAGCACCCAATGGTTTAAAAATGTAAGTCAGAATATAGTATACAAACATGCCGAGCGTACCACAGGAGACAGTTACAATGTTTGGGATGCGTCACTAGCTGTAAACCTAAACCAATTAGAATTCACATTAACGGCAAGCAATATTTTTAATACAGAATATATTGAAGCTGGTTTTGTTCCTATGCCGCCAAGCAATGTATTGTTCGGGTTACGATATAATTTTAAATAA